A window of Microbacterium luteolum contains these coding sequences:
- a CDS encoding APC family permease translates to MAATTPIHLERPDGKGLAAGTLGLWGSTVIGLASTAPVYSLVATLGFVVLAVGAQAPIAFIIAFVPMLLIAFAYRELNNAVPDCGTTFTWGTKAFGPWVGWMGGWGVAVAGMVVLANLAQIASVYFWSLIGQDLENNDWRVVLVAVLFIAAMTWVSWRGVEIGERIQNILLGIQYLALAIFVVTALWQFFAGTAPDPTPFDMAWLNPFAFTDFAGFTEAILLALFIYWGWDTCLALNEETKDPKRIPGRAALLTTVILLFTYVGVTIAAMMYAGLGETGTGLGNEANADDFFLAIKDGLLGPFGWVLVVAVVISAISSTQTTILPTARGTLAMGVYRALPAKFKDVHPTYKTPSFSTIVMGIVAVAYYVGMTLISDNILQDSILSLGLAIAFYYAITGFACVWYFRKDLTSSARDFFFKGLFPLLGGLMLAWAFIQSAIDMWDVDYGYTVLFGIGGTFVIGIGSLAIGLVLMFVWYLFPRSKRFFRGESLNRETQVMVPDEPSVTIRSIDGGI, encoded by the coding sequence ATGGCCGCAACGACGCCGATTCATCTGGAACGACCCGACGGCAAGGGTCTGGCTGCGGGAACACTGGGACTCTGGGGATCGACCGTCATCGGTCTTGCCTCGACCGCCCCCGTGTACTCGCTGGTAGCGACGCTCGGATTCGTGGTGCTCGCGGTCGGGGCGCAGGCGCCCATCGCGTTCATCATCGCCTTCGTGCCGATGCTGCTCATCGCCTTCGCGTACCGCGAGCTCAACAACGCCGTGCCCGACTGCGGCACCACGTTCACGTGGGGGACCAAGGCCTTCGGCCCCTGGGTGGGCTGGATGGGCGGCTGGGGAGTGGCGGTCGCCGGCATGGTGGTGCTCGCGAACCTCGCCCAGATCGCCTCGGTCTACTTCTGGTCGCTGATCGGCCAGGACCTGGAGAACAACGACTGGCGCGTCGTGCTCGTCGCCGTGCTCTTCATCGCGGCGATGACCTGGGTCAGCTGGCGCGGGGTGGAGATCGGCGAGCGCATCCAGAACATCCTGCTCGGCATCCAGTACCTGGCGCTCGCGATCTTTGTCGTCACCGCGCTCTGGCAGTTCTTCGCCGGCACCGCACCCGACCCGACGCCGTTCGACATGGCATGGCTCAACCCCTTCGCCTTCACCGACTTCGCGGGGTTCACCGAGGCCATCCTGCTCGCTCTCTTCATCTACTGGGGCTGGGACACGTGCCTGGCGCTGAACGAGGAGACCAAGGACCCGAAGCGCATCCCCGGTCGCGCGGCCCTGCTCACCACCGTCATCCTGCTGTTCACCTACGTGGGCGTGACCATCGCCGCGATGATGTACGCGGGGCTGGGGGAGACGGGAACCGGTCTCGGCAACGAGGCGAATGCCGACGACTTCTTCCTCGCGATCAAGGACGGCCTCCTCGGTCCGTTCGGATGGGTCCTCGTCGTCGCCGTGGTCATCTCGGCCATCTCGTCCACCCAGACGACGATCCTGCCGACCGCGCGCGGCACGCTCGCGATGGGCGTCTACCGCGCACTTCCGGCGAAGTTCAAGGACGTGCACCCGACCTACAAGACGCCGTCGTTCTCGACCATCGTCATGGGCATCGTCGCGGTGGCCTACTACGTCGGAATGACGCTGATCAGCGACAACATCCTGCAGGACTCCATCCTCTCGCTGGGTCTCGCGATCGCCTTCTACTACGCCATCACCGGCTTCGCCTGCGTCTGGTACTTCCGGAAGGATCTGACCAGCTCGGCACGCGACTTCTTCTTCAAGGGCCTGTTCCCGCTGCTGGGTGGCCTGATGCTGGCGTGGGCGTTCATCCAGTCCGCGATCGACATGTGGGACGTCGACTACGGCTACACCGTTCTCTTCGGCATCGGCGGCACGTTCGTGATCGGCATCGGCTCGCTCGCCATCGGTCTCGTCCTGATGTTCGTCTGGTACCTCTTCCCGCGCTCGAAGCGGTTCTTCCGCGGCGAGAGCCTCAACCGCGAGACGCAGGTGATGGTGCCCGACGAGCCGAGCGTGACGATCCGTTCCATCGACGGCGGCATCTGA
- a CDS encoding SDR family oxidoreductase, giving the protein MTILITGATGNLGRLIIAALLERGADPQSIVAGARDVAKGADLGVRVVHLDYTDPASITAALEGVDAVALVSGSEVGQRVAQHQAVIDAAKAAGVSKLVYTSAPKATTSDLVLAPEHKATEELIAASGLPAVILRNNWYTENYAADLARAAETGVLAAGVGEGRVASASRKDFADAVAVVLLEDGHVGEVYELGGDVAWNYGELAAAMSEVTGRPVAYQPLTTEEQSAALEAAGLDAGTVGFVVALDAGIRNGALADTDGTLARLIGRPTTPLVDGLRDAA; this is encoded by the coding sequence ATGACCATCCTCATCACCGGCGCGACCGGCAACCTCGGACGCCTCATCATCGCCGCCCTCCTCGAGCGCGGCGCCGACCCGCAGTCGATCGTCGCCGGAGCCCGCGATGTCGCCAAGGGCGCCGACCTCGGCGTGCGCGTCGTGCACCTGGACTACACGGATCCCGCCTCGATCACCGCAGCACTGGAGGGTGTCGACGCCGTCGCCCTCGTCTCGGGCTCGGAAGTGGGCCAGCGGGTGGCTCAGCACCAGGCGGTCATCGATGCCGCGAAGGCCGCGGGCGTCTCGAAGCTCGTCTACACGAGCGCGCCGAAGGCTACGACGAGCGACCTCGTCCTCGCGCCCGAGCACAAGGCGACGGAGGAACTGATCGCGGCATCGGGTCTTCCCGCGGTGATCCTCCGCAACAACTGGTACACCGAGAACTACGCGGCCGACCTCGCGCGCGCCGCCGAGACCGGGGTGCTCGCCGCCGGCGTGGGCGAAGGCCGGGTCGCCTCGGCGAGCCGCAAGGACTTCGCGGATGCCGTCGCCGTGGTGCTGCTCGAAGACGGCCACGTCGGCGAGGTGTACGAGCTCGGCGGCGACGTCGCGTGGAACTACGGCGAGCTCGCGGCCGCGATGTCCGAGGTGACCGGTCGCCCGGTCGCGTACCAGCCCCTCACGACCGAGGAGCAGAGCGCTGCACTCGAGGCAGCGGGACTCGACGCGGGAACCGTCGGATTCGTGGTGGCTCTCGACGCCGGCATCCGCAACGGCGCTCTCGCCGACACCGACGGTACCCTCGCGCGCCTCATCGGCCGTCCGACCACGCCTCTCGTGGACGGGCTTCGCGACGCGGCCTGA
- a CDS encoding GlxA family transcriptional regulator — MASSAPRSRVAVLAFPHISPFHLSVPTLVFGGAGLDGVRGLYDVDVCAEQPGSMPTAAGYGIQVDVGLEAMDEADLVVIPSWREGSEPSAALLDAVRRAHRRGARIVGLCLGTIVVSASGIADGREVSTHWAAADRLSAAEPQIRVRDDVLWSDLGDVVTSAGAAAALDCCLHIVRSDHGSVAAATLARSLVLAPHRTGSQAQYIPAPVVAVSADDPIGGAMRWARERLGTPIDVDGWAASTHMSRRTFTRRFRDRTATSPQQWLLDQRVEFARTLLESGDDTIERVAELAGFGSAVSLRLHFRQRLGVSPAAHRAAFRPGAA; from the coding sequence ATGGCCTCCTCCGCTCCCCGTTCCCGCGTGGCGGTGCTCGCCTTCCCGCACATCAGCCCCTTCCACCTGTCCGTCCCGACACTGGTCTTCGGCGGCGCGGGACTCGACGGCGTGAGGGGTCTCTACGACGTCGACGTGTGCGCCGAGCAGCCAGGATCGATGCCGACCGCGGCGGGATACGGCATCCAGGTCGACGTCGGACTCGAGGCGATGGACGAGGCGGACCTCGTGGTCATCCCCAGCTGGCGCGAGGGATCGGAGCCGTCGGCGGCGCTGCTCGACGCGGTACGGAGAGCCCACCGTCGCGGCGCGCGCATCGTCGGGCTCTGCCTGGGCACCATCGTGGTCTCCGCATCCGGCATCGCCGACGGACGCGAGGTGTCGACGCACTGGGCCGCCGCCGATCGGCTGTCGGCGGCGGAGCCGCAGATCCGTGTGCGCGACGACGTGCTGTGGTCCGATCTGGGCGATGTGGTGACCTCCGCCGGCGCCGCGGCCGCGCTGGACTGCTGCCTCCATATCGTCCGCTCGGACCATGGGAGCGTCGCCGCAGCGACGCTGGCCCGCTCACTGGTGCTCGCGCCGCACCGCACCGGGTCGCAGGCCCAGTACATCCCCGCGCCGGTGGTCGCCGTGTCGGCCGACGATCCGATCGGCGGGGCGATGCGGTGGGCGCGCGAGCGCCTCGGCACACCCATCGATGTGGACGGCTGGGCCGCGTCGACGCACATGTCCCGTCGCACGTTCACTCGACGCTTCCGCGACCGCACCGCGACGAGTCCGCAGCAGTGGCTGCTCGATCAGAGGGTCGAGTTCGCTCGCACGCTGCTCGAGAGCGGCGACGACACGATCGAGCGGGTCGCAGAACTCGCCGGATTCGGCAGCGCGGTGTCGCTCCGCCTGCACTTCCGTCAACGGCTCGGCGTCAGCCCGGCGGCGCATCGTGCGGCGTTCCGCCCCGGGGCCGCCTGA
- a CDS encoding glycosyltransferase family 2 protein: MTLSHLAIVMPAFNEVEGIRGFIDEIRDSVSPLADRVTFHIADDRSTDATASVFDDVADVTVDVQPVNRGHGPTALAAYRAGLATGPTVLIHVDGDGQFYGRDFPRLLAALDQADADVVHGVRDGRTDPWYRKVLTSAVGLLIALAAGRRIPDVNTPLRAYRPDALQALLDAIPADASVPHVHFSLAEARAGFTVRYLRVASIPRRGASSTGTMWGRGNGVSLPPKRLRAFVRTALVEAWTLSLRPSAPLRGIRRPEPVAR; the protein is encoded by the coding sequence GTGACTCTCAGCCATCTCGCCATCGTCATGCCCGCCTTCAACGAGGTCGAGGGCATCCGGGGCTTCATCGACGAGATCCGGGATTCCGTGTCTCCACTGGCCGACCGCGTCACGTTCCACATCGCCGACGATCGCTCGACGGATGCCACGGCATCGGTGTTCGACGACGTCGCCGACGTGACGGTCGACGTGCAGCCGGTGAACCGCGGACACGGCCCGACCGCTCTCGCCGCCTACCGCGCCGGACTCGCCACCGGCCCGACGGTGCTCATCCACGTCGACGGCGACGGGCAGTTCTACGGCCGCGACTTCCCCCGCCTGCTCGCCGCTCTGGACCAGGCGGATGCCGACGTCGTCCACGGCGTCCGCGACGGGCGCACCGACCCCTGGTACCGGAAGGTCCTCACCTCGGCCGTCGGCCTGCTGATCGCCCTCGCCGCGGGGCGCCGCATCCCGGACGTCAACACTCCGCTGCGCGCCTACCGGCCCGACGCCCTGCAGGCTCTGCTCGACGCGATCCCCGCCGACGCGTCGGTGCCGCACGTGCACTTCTCGCTGGCCGAGGCCCGTGCCGGCTTCACGGTGCGCTACCTGCGGGTGGCCAGCATCCCCCGTCGCGGCGCGTCCTCCACGGGCACGATGTGGGGCCGCGGCAACGGTGTCAGCCTGCCGCCCAAGCGTCTGCGCGCGTTCGTGCGCACCGCGCTCGTGGAGGCCTGGACCCTGTCGCTGCGCCCCTCGGCCCCGCTTCGCGGCATCCGTCGGCCGGAGCCCGTCGCGCGATGA
- a CDS encoding endonuclease/exonuclease/phosphatase family protein → MKVISYNLQKHRAAGELAALVREHDPDILCLQECDVPELPPRIGGLVLADATHGNRLGIALFYRESTYHLQGIRMLGLKKSLHDRIAKPAHERVLGARLRDIDDGQDFIVASFHAAPLTALNSLRRHQIRAALTELATLGEGLPQLMVGDYNYPIFKENLGQAVRDHGYALTLSDDHTYTRYRVFRGHYDFATSTGFEIERITTLPQGSSDHRPILVTVKPD, encoded by the coding sequence ATGAAGGTCATCTCGTACAACCTCCAGAAGCACCGGGCCGCGGGCGAGCTCGCCGCTCTCGTGCGCGAGCACGACCCCGACATCCTCTGCCTGCAGGAGTGCGACGTGCCCGAGCTCCCGCCACGGATCGGCGGACTCGTGCTCGCGGATGCCACGCACGGCAACCGTCTCGGCATCGCGCTGTTCTACCGGGAGAGCACGTATCACCTGCAGGGGATCCGCATGCTCGGGCTCAAGAAGTCCCTGCACGACCGGATCGCGAAGCCGGCGCACGAGCGCGTGCTCGGGGCGCGTCTGCGCGACATCGACGACGGCCAGGACTTCATCGTGGCCTCGTTCCACGCGGCGCCGCTGACGGCGCTCAACTCCCTGCGCCGCCATCAGATCCGTGCGGCCCTCACCGAGCTCGCGACACTCGGCGAAGGGCTCCCGCAGCTCATGGTCGGGGACTACAACTACCCGATCTTCAAGGAGAACCTCGGTCAGGCGGTGCGCGACCACGGGTACGCGCTGACCCTGAGCGATGATCACACCTACACCCGCTACCGCGTCTTCCGCGGCCACTACGACTTCGCCACCTCGACGGGTTTCGAGATCGAGCGGATCACCACGCTGCCCCAGGGGTCGAGCGATCACCGGCCGATCCTGGTGACGGTCAAGCCGGACTAG
- a CDS encoding winged helix-turn-helix transcriptional regulator, whose amino-acid sequence MSVSFAQIKESTPAVFDQGCGTRVVLDHIMSKWGVLILSSLSDGTHRWGELRRAVDGISEKMLASTLRTLADDGLVHRESLPTVPPHVEYSLTPLGRDLMERMLPLMEWVADHADGMLGRD is encoded by the coding sequence ATGTCAGTGAGTTTTGCGCAGATCAAGGAGTCCACGCCGGCGGTCTTCGACCAGGGCTGCGGGACGCGCGTCGTGCTCGATCACATCATGAGCAAGTGGGGCGTGCTCATCCTCTCCTCTCTCTCCGACGGGACGCATCGATGGGGCGAACTGCGTCGCGCGGTCGACGGCATCAGCGAGAAGATGCTCGCGTCCACTCTCCGCACCCTCGCCGACGACGGGCTCGTGCACCGCGAATCCCTGCCGACCGTGCCGCCGCACGTCGAGTACAGTCTGACTCCGCTCGGCCGCGATCTGATGGAGCGGATGCTCCCCCTGATGGAGTGGGTCGCCGACCACGCAGACGGAATGCTCGGGCGCGACTGA
- a CDS encoding MBL fold metallo-hydrolase: protein MTQISALLVGGPTLHFTYAGLGFLTDPTFDEPGSYEGPIVLRKLTGPAVPASALGAIDVVLLSHDQHDDNLDTTGRALLGEVPLVLGTEESATRIPGITGLVSWQQHRVGDVVVTAVPALHGPEGAEALSGPVTGFVLEADGHPTMYVSGDNASVDVVREIAGRFPGIGIAVLFAGAANVGRFGDADLTLNARTALEAADVLSDAVIVPVHAEGWFHFSETRERLVAMFGYAGQGDRLRVLTAGARVDVG, encoded by the coding sequence ATGACACAGATCTCTGCTCTCCTCGTCGGCGGACCCACGCTCCACTTCACCTACGCGGGCCTCGGGTTCCTGACCGACCCGACCTTCGACGAGCCGGGCTCGTACGAGGGCCCGATCGTGCTCCGCAAGCTGACCGGCCCCGCCGTCCCGGCATCCGCTCTCGGCGCGATCGACGTCGTGCTGCTCTCCCACGACCAGCACGACGACAACCTCGACACCACTGGGCGGGCGCTGCTGGGCGAGGTGCCGCTCGTGCTCGGCACCGAGGAGTCAGCCACCCGCATCCCCGGCATCACGGGCCTGGTGTCGTGGCAGCAGCACCGCGTCGGTGACGTCGTCGTCACGGCGGTGCCCGCGCTGCACGGGCCCGAGGGGGCCGAGGCGCTGTCCGGCCCGGTGACCGGCTTCGTGCTCGAAGCCGATGGCCATCCCACGATGTACGTCTCCGGCGACAACGCCTCCGTCGACGTCGTCCGCGAGATAGCCGGGCGCTTCCCCGGCATCGGGATCGCCGTCCTCTTCGCCGGAGCCGCCAACGTCGGGCGCTTCGGGGACGCCGACCTGACGCTGAACGCGCGGACGGCGCTGGAGGCGGCCGACGTCCTCTCCGACGCCGTGATCGTTCCCGTGCACGCGGAGGGCTGGTTCCACTTCTCCGAGACCCGGGAACGACTCGTCGCCATGTTCGGGTACGCCGGACAGGGCGATCGGCTCCGCGTGCTGACGGCAGGGGCGCGGGTCGACGTCGGCTGA
- the glmM gene encoding phosphoglucosamine mutase — protein sequence MPIFGTDGVRGLANGILTADLALTLAQATAVVLGQGRTAESRKAEGKRLTAVVARDPRVSGHFLTAAVSAGLASSGVDVLEAGVIPTPALAFLVADRDADFGVMISASHNAAPDNGIKIFARGGRKLPDVVEQRIEEAMSGEMLRPTGAGVGRIERFSDAEDRYVLHLLGSLPNRLDGIHVVLDCAHGAASGVSPETFRDAGAEVTVIGADPDGWNINDGVGSTHLDNLAEAVVRLGADIGIAHDGDADRCLAVDAQGNHIDGDQIMAIIAVSMKERGHLTDDTLVATVMSNLGLHVAMREHGITVRQTAVGDRYVLEDMNAGGYALGGEQSGHVIMSEYATTGDGLLTGLHLVAEMARQKKSIAELASVMTVYPQVLINVRDVDKDRVADDEHVKQAVLEVEAELGDTGRVLLRKSGTEPLVRVMVEAADAESVREYADRLAGVVQERLAL from the coding sequence ATGCCGATTTTTGGCACGGACGGCGTGCGAGGACTTGCCAACGGCATCCTCACCGCCGACCTGGCGCTCACCCTGGCCCAGGCGACTGCTGTCGTCCTGGGCCAGGGCCGTACTGCGGAGTCTCGCAAAGCCGAAGGCAAGCGACTCACCGCAGTTGTCGCCCGTGACCCCCGGGTCTCGGGACACTTCCTCACGGCTGCGGTCTCTGCCGGTCTCGCGTCCTCGGGCGTCGACGTGCTCGAGGCGGGCGTCATCCCGACGCCGGCTCTCGCGTTCCTCGTCGCCGACCGTGACGCCGACTTCGGCGTGATGATCTCGGCGTCGCACAACGCCGCGCCCGACAACGGCATCAAGATCTTCGCGCGCGGCGGGCGCAAGCTCCCCGACGTCGTCGAGCAGCGCATCGAAGAGGCCATGTCGGGGGAGATGCTCCGCCCGACCGGCGCCGGCGTCGGTCGTATCGAGCGGTTCTCCGACGCGGAGGACCGCTACGTCCTGCATCTCCTCGGCTCGCTCCCGAACCGGCTCGACGGCATCCACGTGGTGCTGGACTGCGCGCACGGCGCGGCATCCGGCGTCTCCCCGGAGACGTTCCGCGACGCGGGCGCCGAGGTGACCGTCATCGGTGCCGACCCCGACGGGTGGAACATCAACGACGGCGTCGGCTCGACCCACCTCGACAACCTCGCTGAGGCCGTCGTGCGTCTGGGCGCCGACATCGGCATCGCCCATGACGGCGACGCGGACCGCTGCCTCGCTGTGGATGCTCAGGGCAACCACATCGACGGCGACCAGATCATGGCGATCATCGCGGTGTCGATGAAGGAGCGCGGACACCTCACCGACGACACGCTCGTCGCGACGGTGATGAGCAACCTCGGCCTGCACGTCGCCATGCGCGAGCACGGCATCACCGTGCGACAGACCGCTGTCGGCGACCGCTACGTCCTCGAGGACATGAACGCCGGCGGCTACGCCCTGGGCGGCGAGCAGTCCGGTCACGTCATCATGAGCGAGTACGCCACCACGGGCGACGGACTCCTCACGGGCCTGCACCTCGTGGCCGAGATGGCGCGCCAGAAGAAGTCGATCGCGGAGCTCGCCTCCGTGATGACCGTCTACCCGCAGGTGCTCATCAACGTGCGCGACGTCGACAAGGATCGCGTCGCAGACGACGAGCACGTCAAGCAGGCCGTGCTCGAGGTCGAAGCCGAGCTGGGCGACACCGGGCGCGTGCTGCTGCGCAAGTCCGGCACCGAGCCGCTCGTGCGCGTCATGGTGGAAGCGGCGGATGCCGAGTCGGTGCGCGAATACGCGGATCGTCTGGCCGGCGTCGTCCAGGAGCGCCTGGCGCTCTGA
- the rpsI gene encoding 30S ribosomal protein S9 — protein sequence MADIQDTTETPQNFSTSTPETEAVEAAPRPVLSVPGAAVGRRKQAIARVRIVPGSGTITVNGRTIEDYFPNKLHQQLINDPFTVLNLTGAYDVIARISGGGPSGQAGALRLGIARSLNGIDEENNRPTLKKAGFLSRDARVKERKKAGLKKARKAPQYSKR from the coding sequence GTGGCTGACATCCAGGACACCACCGAAACCCCCCAGAACTTCTCGACGTCGACCCCCGAGACCGAAGCAGTCGAGGCGGCTCCCCGCCCCGTGCTCAGCGTCCCGGGTGCCGCTGTCGGCCGTCGCAAGCAGGCCATCGCCCGCGTGCGCATCGTCCCCGGCTCGGGAACGATCACGGTCAACGGCCGCACGATCGAGGACTACTTCCCGAACAAGCTGCACCAGCAGCTGATCAACGACCCGTTCACGGTGCTCAACCTCACCGGCGCCTACGACGTCATCGCCCGCATCTCGGGTGGTGGCCCCTCGGGCCAGGCCGGCGCGCTTCGTCTCGGCATCGCCCGTTCGCTGAACGGCATCGACGAGGAGAACAACCGTCCGACCCTGAAGAAGGCCGGCTTCCTCTCGCGCGACGCTCGCGTCAAGGAGCGCAAGAAGGCTGGTCTCAAGAAGGCCCGTAAGGCGCCTCAGTACTCGAAGCGTTAA
- a CDS encoding RNA polymerase sigma factor codes for MADERFRNALEHADDRIVAGRAMDGDVESFAVLVRRYTPMMRAYTRRMLNASADVDDVVQEAFVTAWQRFSELEDPSKVKSWLMRIVSRKAVDRIRSLRPVADIDAFDRPAPSHTSPDEVVQARAGIAALGAALRELPDAQRECWVLREMGGYSYDEIAEELGIPVSTARGLLARARKYMIVRMEEWR; via the coding sequence ATGGCAGACGAACGCTTCCGGAATGCGCTCGAGCACGCCGACGACCGCATCGTGGCCGGACGCGCCATGGACGGCGACGTCGAGTCGTTCGCGGTGCTCGTGCGGAGGTACACGCCGATGATGCGCGCATACACCCGACGGATGCTGAACGCTTCGGCCGACGTGGACGACGTGGTCCAGGAGGCGTTCGTCACCGCGTGGCAGCGTTTCTCGGAGCTCGAGGATCCGTCCAAGGTCAAGAGCTGGCTGATGAGGATCGTCAGCCGCAAGGCCGTCGACCGCATCCGGTCCCTCCGACCCGTCGCCGACATCGACGCCTTCGACCGTCCCGCTCCTTCCCACACGTCACCGGATGAGGTGGTCCAGGCGCGGGCTGGCATCGCGGCGCTCGGGGCCGCACTGCGCGAGCTCCCCGATGCGCAGCGCGAGTGCTGGGTCCTCCGCGAGATGGGCGGCTACTCGTACGACGAGATCGCCGAGGAGCTCGGCATACCCGTTTCGACCGCGCGAGGCCTGCTGGCCCGCGCGAGGAAATACATGATCGTACGGATGGAGGAGTGGCGATGA
- the truA gene encoding tRNA pseudouridine(38-40) synthase TruA encodes MRIRLDIAYDGTHFRGWAKQPTLRTVQGTLEPALARIVGSDVQFVVAGRTDAGVHATGQVAHVDLDEAQWARIEARHGRAAQDPAGSIAGRMRGVLGAYSDVTVTRSSIAPEGFDARFSAVWRRYRYRLADAEAGFDPLRRLDTTSIRGRLDSQAMDAAARTLIGLHDFAAYCKPREEATTIRTLLDYRWERDADGVLVAEVKADAFCHSMVRALVGGCVAVGEGRLDIGDLVVLRDALTRTSEFKVLAARGLTLTEVGYPADELLAARAEQTRARRDRNDDRP; translated from the coding sequence GTGCGCATCCGGCTCGACATCGCCTACGACGGCACCCATTTCCGCGGCTGGGCGAAGCAGCCCACGCTCCGCACGGTGCAGGGGACGCTCGAACCCGCGCTCGCCCGCATCGTCGGCTCCGACGTGCAGTTCGTGGTCGCCGGACGCACGGATGCCGGTGTGCACGCGACCGGACAGGTGGCGCACGTCGACCTCGATGAGGCCCAGTGGGCGCGGATCGAGGCTCGGCACGGCCGTGCGGCGCAGGACCCCGCAGGCTCGATCGCGGGGCGGATGCGCGGCGTGCTCGGCGCCTACTCCGACGTCACGGTGACGCGGAGCTCGATCGCGCCGGAGGGCTTCGACGCCCGGTTCTCCGCCGTGTGGCGTCGTTACCGCTACCGCCTCGCCGATGCGGAGGCGGGGTTCGATCCGCTGCGGCGCCTCGACACGACCAGCATCCGCGGGCGCCTCGACTCCCAGGCGATGGATGCCGCGGCGCGCACCCTCATCGGGCTGCATGACTTCGCGGCGTACTGCAAGCCACGCGAGGAGGCGACGACGATCCGCACTCTCCTCGACTACCGCTGGGAACGCGACGCCGACGGCGTGCTGGTGGCCGAGGTCAAGGCCGACGCGTTCTGCCACAGCATGGTGCGCGCGCTCGTCGGCGGATGCGTCGCCGTCGGCGAGGGGCGGCTCGACATCGGAGACCTCGTGGTGCTGCGGGACGCCCTGACACGGACCAGCGAGTTCAAGGTGCTGGCGGCGCGCGGCCTGACACTGACCGAGGTCGGCTATCCCGCCGACGAGCTGCTCGCCGCCCGAGCGGAGCAGACGCGGGCACGCCGCGACAGGAACGACGACCGACCGTAA
- a CDS encoding GtrA family protein, which yields MNPPPSRLRRFVGVGSRFLVVGGLSTLIEIGVFNLLVYVWGWDVVAAKIAASLVALVNAYIGNREWTFRHRDRRGRIAEVLLFLATNAVCTAIGAALVWAGVELVASSLGRAPGAFAVNAVNLVSIVIVVLLRFVLYHWVVFRAKP from the coding sequence ATGAATCCTCCCCCCTCCCGACTGCGCCGCTTCGTCGGCGTCGGCAGCCGCTTCCTCGTCGTCGGAGGGCTGAGCACCCTGATCGAGATCGGCGTCTTCAACCTCCTCGTCTACGTGTGGGGCTGGGACGTCGTCGCCGCCAAGATCGCCGCCTCGCTGGTCGCCCTCGTGAACGCCTACATCGGGAACCGCGAGTGGACGTTCCGGCACCGCGACCGCCGCGGCCGCATCGCCGAGGTCCTGCTGTTCCTCGCGACCAATGCGGTGTGCACGGCGATCGGCGCCGCTCTCGTGTGGGCCGGCGTCGAGCTGGTGGCCTCGTCGCTCGGTCGCGCCCCCGGTGCGTTCGCGGTCAACGCCGTGAACCTGGTGAGCATCGTGATCGTCGTGCTGCTGCGCTTCGTCCTGTACCACTGGGTCGTCTTCCGGGCGAAGCCCTGA
- the rplM gene encoding 50S ribosomal protein L13, producing the protein MTRTYTPKAGEVQRDWVVIDATDVVLGRLASHAATLLRGKHKPTFANHIDSGDFVIIVNADKVALTGQKLQKKLAYRHSGYPGGLKSVTYAELMEKNPVRAVEKAIRGMLPKNSIGRQQLSKLKVYVGAEHPHAAQQPKTYTLDQVAQ; encoded by the coding sequence GTGACGCGCACTTACACCCCGAAGGCCGGCGAGGTCCAGCGTGACTGGGTCGTCATCGACGCCACCGACGTCGTTCTCGGCCGCCTGGCTTCGCACGCCGCTACGCTCCTGCGTGGCAAGCACAAGCCCACCTTCGCCAACCACATCGACTCGGGTGACTTCGTCATCATCGTGAACGCCGACAAGGTCGCGCTCACCGGTCAGAAGCTCCAGAAGAAGCTGGCCTACCGCCACTCCGGTTACCCGGGCGGCCTGAAGTCGGTCACCTACGCCGAGCTGATGGAGAAGAACCCGGTCCGTGCTGTGGAGAAGGCCATCCGTGGCATGCTCCCCAAGAACAGCATCGGCCGTCAGCAGCTGTCGAAGCTCAAGGTCTACGTCGGTGCCGAGCACCCGCACGCCGCTCAGCAGCCGAAGACGTACACCCTCGACCAGGTCGCCCAGTAA